The segment ACACACATTCCGACCGCTATTAAAGCAAACGTCAACGGCGGACAAATGGAGGAAGTGGGTTTGTGGCTTGAACTCAATCAGCAGAACGCAGCCCAATTGTTGACAAAGAACTAGAGACATCACTGAGCTTCCTACCTCAATCTTATCTAGCTCCTAGTAGATGGATAGGCTAAATTCTACTGAAAATTGGTTCATATCAtaacatggctgcctccatgaTGATTAGTGTTTATTACCAGCGTGTCTTCTACCCAGAGATTGAACTTAACCGTTTCCCCCCTCTTCCCAAACCATGTTCCAGGGGGTTGCACACAGAGCATCCCACTAGACATAGAACTGGGACAACTAGTTACCTTGAGTAGAATCTGTTTGCACTCGTGCAGCTTCCCACATTTGAAGAGCGCTCGAGCCAAGTACAGAAGAACCTCCGtgttctggtgcttgtagaacttgCGCAGGCAGTTTTCATACTAAAGAGGGAGAAAGACGAAAAGACGCACCGAAGgtcaatttctaaaaaaaaaatttcggatAAATGTATGCAGGGACAGTAATAACGGAAATGTGCCTTATATGGAGGGATAAGACTTCTATATAGAATATGGTGTAAAAATGTACATTCGTTCCATCATTTTTAAGATTTCTGATTTCTCTACTTTTATAGAATATCCCCATGTGTGTTTATAACACTTCAAGGCATCAACTGACATTTGTTTAAATTACAGTTCACCAGCTACAGGAAGCAGTTACATACAAATGTATCACACTCGACCTTATCTTCCTTTATTCAATGTTTATTACATTtagcatttaaaatgtatgtgCTTATGATTTTCTTGATATTCATAAGCACATACAGATCTGAGTGGCAGCAGGATATGTAGGCTGTCTCTATGAACAAACACACATTCAGCGGGTGAATCACACACTGCGAGAAGCTGTTTCCTCCTGTGAAGCCCCCCCCCATGACCGGCATACATCACCCATAACGGTCACTCTGCAGCCGTTTGTCTCTTCCCTACATTTTATTAGATACTCATTGGAATGACAGAAACGGAAGCTCAAACCGGTACTTCTTATCTTCCCTTTTTGTCTAGGAATTATTTTATAAGTAGATTATTTTTCTAGGACACCTAGGTAAGTAAGGTGGGTAGGTAAAGAGGAATGGGGCACAACCCCGACACTGCCCCTATATAGTTTTATCCATACCATCTGCACCGCGCTAATGTACTGTTTCTGCTCCACGTAGATATGCGCCAGGTTCAGCCACACGTCACTGATTTCAGCAGTCGCCTCTCTGACCTGGGCGAACACGTCACGGGCCTCTCGGACGTACCCCTTGTGCGCCAATACGGCTCCTTACAAGGCAAAACAGAGACCATATTAAATTATGGCTCATGAGTAACATGGAACCATTACAGTTACAATGCACCCGGTTACTGTACGTACCGATGCCATTCGCTGCATAGAGATTCTTGGAGTCGTTTCTCAGAACCTGTTTATAAATGGCCAGAGCTCGATCCTGGTGACGTTTTTCCTGGTGGAAAAGAAAGATTTACAGAgacttaatatattatatatgcaataaAAGCGGCTCATAAGTCTCTTCATAGTAGGTTCTGGTGAAGGAAGAGATGGAGGGTAGCTTGGATTCCAACAAGTATAACGAAACCGGGTTTCAGCTGGTAATTTGACTGAATCCCAAGAAGTTTTAATCAAAACTGCAGTTCGGACAAAACTTTAGGATTCAGACAATCAAACCAAGGCCAAGAAATATATTCTCACTTCTGCTGGGAGAGGATTGAAGAACCCAATCACAGTGTGGTTATTACATGTAATCCACTCATCCCCTGCAACGAACGTACCTTCTCCCGGTCACGTGTTGGTTGATGGAGAGTCTGCAGCCACACGTTGCCCAGAGCCAGCATAGAGTATGTGTCATTCTGGGTGGACGGCTGCTTCAAAATCCTCTCAAATTTCTTTTGTCCAGGTCCCCATTCCTGTTTAGCCAAGTGAAGATTCCCAATCAAGGACCAGGCATCCGGGTGATCCTGAAAGGTAGAGATACAGAATAAGTCAGGAATCGAGCTGTGTCCACTATAAGAGGGAGGAGGACTGCAGACATTTCATCCGTTTCAGGCGTCTATACGCGCCACAGGCTTTCAGATTTTATGCCGAACATGGAGATAAAATCAGTTACTTTAAAGTAGCTATTTTTCCGAAGGACGATAATCTATTATAGACAGACTAAAACCTCATTAGAAGAATACTACTGATCGCATATTAACTGACACTTTTAAGGAGGATTTAGTCCGAGCAACAAAGATACCCGGGCTAGTTATCAGGGTTGAGGGATATCATATCCGGTACTATACTCTACTTACTGGCTAAAATATGTATGTGTTGGCATAAACAGATTTACTGGGAAAATCAACAACATTGCTACCTAGCTATGTAGAGGAGGAGAAAACTACTATTATATTATACCCCACTCGGATTGTGGTAGTTAATATTTCCCGGTTATTTATATTGGTGGGATCCAATCGTCAACTTTGACGACATTGATCCTTAACTTTCTGTCTAGTGATAAAACTAGTGGACAGTTATATTTACAGATTTCAACGAGAGCCCACGGAGCGTCTAGCAGTATTTATCTGCTAGTTATAACAGTCATTTATTGGTTTTTCATATCACATCCATGTTTTAACAATTTCGCTAATGTTGTTCAAGATATATTGACTATTATTCTTATTTTactgcatatcaataaaatgtgtaatatattttattttgacccTTGAGAGTCCTGTGTACacatctcttcctctccccccaataCTAACTTTTAAATTACGCTCTAGATGTGTGGGAGCACCACTCCTATTGTAAATCTGGGATAATGAATACTATTCCTCCATttgagaaatataaaatatataggcgATACTAGGTCCACCTGGTGCAATATAAAAATTTTTACTTTATCCTACCTGATTAATCTGAAGAGCTTCCTTAAACCAATCTGAGGCCTCGTAGAAGTTTCCTTTGTCTCTGGCCATGGCTCCCAGGCGCAGGTAACCTGAACAACGGGAAATTAACAGAATTAGGACACGCTCCTTTCAGCTTTTGGGGTCTGGCATTGCTGGGTTAGAGATGTGGAAAGCATTCAATATTTTCCATATCAACTGGTACTAGGATATCTTCAAaataagaatataataatatatatgtattttgttacACAGTTCATTCCAGCATGAAGACTGTCTACAGCTGGTGGAATTGACAAGGAAAATGACATCTATAcagtaaaataaactgtaaacCTTATCAGAGCAAACAAAGCTACGTATATACACAAACAGTAAAAAGCACCCAGGGTTTAGCCATCACTGCTGGCTCCCTGCAACGTGATGTTTAAGCCAAGGACATTGATCGTGTTGCTAAGGAACTTACAGTCCACGTAGTTTGGATGTTCCCTCAACACGTTCTTGTAAAGTTTCTCTGACTCGTGGAACTCGCACAGCGCCTCGTACAGCCTGGCCAGGTTATAGGTGGTGGAGACGGAGATGGCGCTATAGTAATGTTCATCGTGTTCGGCCTCAGCCTTGGCACGGTCCAGGGATGCCAGGAAATATTTCTGAAAGCCACAAAGCACAGATGTGTGGTCACGAGATAGTTTATTGATGCGGATTGGCACAGAGGGGTGTtttaagggagggggggggggggggggggggaggctgcgATTATTTCTAAAATctccgctcattccccctctcgTTCCATAGAGATGCAGGAGAACATGAGCAGACATTATGCACCATATTGGCTGGCAATGTCCAGCGGCGCCTCGTGGAAAACTGAATTCTCCCCTAAGAGTCAGAAAACATGGACCGTTGTCACAGAGAACAGGCGGCTGCGAGTCAGAAGAGCCCGGTAAATGACAAACGATACCTTGGCTTCTCCGAGGTTCCCAAGGCGGAAGTGAAGAGCGCCCACGTTATTCAGGATCTCCGGGGGTACATCCGCCTGTACCTTCTCCTGCAGAATCCGTGTGGCTGTGCCATAGGCGGACAGGGCATTCTGTGGGCACAAAACAAAGTCAACACCGAATGCAAAGCACAGGAGAGGTGCTGGATACAAAGGTACTCTGCCCCTACCTGGATATCAGTCTGCTCCAAGATCTGAGCCAGCTCAATCCAGGCTTCCACGTCGTCCGGGTACTGCTCAGTGACCTTCTTCAGGTGACTCTGTAGCAAACACAAAAGTGTAAGACAGATGGCGGATCTACCGTACCCGTCATTACAATATTACCGCTATGGAGGCTTGTTACATCCCGTTAAACAGTTATAGCCCTAGTTCTATTATCATTATACTGCTGATGTAGTTTGTAGAACGTAATAAGAAGTGAGCAGAGGTGGGCGGCGGCTAAATCCAGCAGGGATCATGGTAAGACTAAGAGCGGGAGGGTGTAGCATACACTCACCTTCGCGATGTCCCTCTTCTCCTGGTCATCGGAGGTGGCATACAGAGAACCAAGGATTTTCATGGTCTCGTAGTTGTTGGGATAGGCTTTGAGCACTTTTTCGAAGCACTGGGCTGCGTTCTCCTTGTCTCCtctataaatatacatttgcCCCAAGCCAAAAAACGGTAGCACAAAGGAAGCAGCGGCGAACTGCGTGGCTTGGTAGTAGTACTGAAACGCCTGGTCGTAATCCTCCTGGGTAAGAAAAATGAAACAATGAAGAAATGTTCCCATTTTCAGCATGTACATACAGATAGTGTGGTCATACTCAGTGTCATCTTACTTGTACATGGAACGACCGGGCCAGCTGGTAGCAGCTTTCTGCCTGCATAGCCTCAACTTCTGTGTTGTGAAACGCGTGGAGAGCCAGATGCTGAACTTTGCTGTAGTCCTGCAGGAGAATGATGCATTATAAGCACTGCAGGTAATCACACAGACTTTGCATAGTCACAAAGAGCAACATATCTCAGATAGGTCAAAAGCTGgtagtgaattgataagctgcGTCCTCAGGAATATAAGTTCAGCCCACAAAACGACATCTCTACTGCATTTAAGTGTCTGGATCACTTTAACCAGCATTTAGAAGTCACTGACTTATATAAATAGAACTATGAAAAGTTTCTTAGGAACGTAAAAATAATCAGTTTCCAAAACCATTTTTGAAACCAGTTCCGAGTCCTTTGTTGTTGACTTCAAGGGgtaatatgtacaaaacagatcCTTAGATATAGCAAATAGCATTTACCTTCCTGAAACTCCTGCTAAAGTCAGGAGGTTGGAGGCAGCAAGTCCACTGCCTACGGTCACCCTCTCCACTGCGTCACAAACCTGACGTCATCAGGTTTGAATTAAGTAGCGCAAATCGATGTTCGCACAATTCTCTTCAATCGATGATGACAGCAAGAAGATGCAGCAGAGGGGGCGGCCGTAGACTGTGGACTCACCAGACTGTATATAGAAAACCGTACGTAAAAGAATATTGTCTATTTAATGCACCGAAGAATACTAAGACAACAAATGATTCTCACCTTTTTGAAGAAGAAGTGGTTGGCTAAGTGATTTAGGACCATAGGATTACTGGCATCAATCGTGTAGGCTTTGGACAGTAATTGGACACCATTTTTAATGGAATCGGCCTGCAAAAATGCAACATTACTCAATAAAAACATTCATGAGATCAGTGGGAGAACAAAGCATTCACtacaatacaaaacaaacaagTGGAGGGGTTTTGTCGGTGGACTGAAGGAAAATCTAATATGAAACAATCTATGCCCGGTGGTCACTGGTTCCCATGAGACAAACTCTGTAGACACTTTATAACATTATCATATCTGGGGAGCAAATAACTAATTTTGTGTTTGCAGTTGTGGACACCACACATGATCATGGTAAAGCTACTTCTAGCCAATAAATCTTTGAAACAACGTTCTCCTCGATGGTACCGAGCAGTGAAAGATTTTGGATAcacatctttatatatattttatttctatatactGTATTCTTATTTGTTTTAATCTAGGCCCACTTACCTCCTTGTTGTTAAGCTCAAGAACTGCCAAACCCACCAGGGCGCCAACACATTTAGGGTTCAAGTCCAGCGCACGTCCGAAAGCCAGGCGAGCTTTATCAAGCTTGTTCAACTTTACAAAACAGTGGCCCATTCCCAAACGCACACCGGCTGCAGAGCACAAAGCACAGCTCATAGATCTCAACCACAACACAGTGTGTGCAATAAAGAGACAAAGCGGCGATTTAAACAGAACCTCCGCTCGGGAGAGAGAGATTTGTGCGCCAACACAGGAACACAGCCAAGAGTCGCCCATGTTGAGCAATCTGGATGGCTGCCTTCCTTCAGCTTCCCTGCTGTAACCCAGGAgtgagtacagtgcataatgtggGACGACTCAGACAGAGCCCCTGCATTAGCATATAGGCTGATCTCTCTAGAGTGTAAACATTATATACTGCACTAGGCACTATGTAAAGCAGATGCTATGACAAAGAAAATATCTAGTGACCTACGTGCTAAGTGTTTCTTGGTAAGTATGTTAATTGCTATAAATGAACAATAGAGTAAAATATTTTAGAGATCTCTGCATGTGCATTTTCAGCTGGGACCCCAAGCGGCGGCGCACAATCGTCCGGGGACCCCAAGCGTATAATGATTATAGTGCACTAGGTGTGAGCAAGGCGAGGAGTCATTTTTCGGTAGTCACAGAATACGGGACTTACCTGGACAGCCAGGATTTGTACGTAGAGCTTTCTTATAATAGGCGAGGGCCCCCCTGTAGTCCTTCTTGTTAAAAGATATACAGGCTTTTCCTGCAAAACACAGATGAGTGAAGAGCGGAGAGGCTAAAAGATTAGCAAACACAAAGCCTACATCAGCCCCTTTGTAACCTACCGAGCAGAGCCGGGATATTATTTGGAGACTGATTGAGCACAAAGTGAAACTGGGCGTCAGCTTGGTCCATCTTGTCCCCCTCCAGCAGACAGAAGCAGGCTCTCCCCAGCAAGTGGTTCTGGGTAACACAAACCAAGGGTTTATCAGTGTGGATAATGGATCACGGATGGCACATCCCATGGCGGCAGCAGTGCAGTGCCAGATCTTACCTGATCGTACATGATGATCTTGTCAGCCATGGTGTAGAGAAGGGTGGCCTGGGTTATAAGCTCCTTCTTGTTGTCCTTGTTTTTCTCTTTGCGGGCCTGCTGCACGTAATAGGCGGCCAGCGTATCCAGACAGGTCATCTGGTCCTTCTCGTGGTCCCTGTAATCTAAGTTGCCATCTATCCGAGCTGCCTCCAGCAGCTTCACAAAGTCCTCCGTCTTCTCCTGCTTGAAATATTCCAACTGGAGAGAAAAGAACAGCACAAAGataatcagcatcatcatcagcagcacacCTTGTTCCAGACAAGATATTAATCAGACTGTATatagcggtggtagtcagtttcacggtactgactaGTCTGACACAGAAGACAACGACATGAGGGGTCCGACTGAATAGTACACCGACCTGCAAAAAAACACTACTTATCTGAATGCAGATGACTTCAGATCACGACTCGCTGTGTTGCCGGCCGGAGAAAGTTACGCCATCACCAACCGCGACTTGGCTAAAAGCGGCGATGGGCGAACCCTTAAGCCAAGTCACGGTTGGCaatgacgtcattttctccagcCGGCAACACAGCAAGTCGTGATCTGAAGTCATCTGCAGTCAGATAAGTTATGTGGCTTCCTGgttcctccattcccctcctcagatcatgtcactgcccctaatGATAGAACAACACATGGGATTATTGTATATAAAGCCTTGTAGGTTGACTGTAAAGTGAGACAATAATAAAAGGCTGAGTTCTGAAATGTGATTGGCCTTTTATAGGGCATCATTGGAACACAAGGTGAACAGCACTGACGATATCCAGTCTCCAATCACCAAGTTCCGGTCCCGAACTAAAATAAGTACCgtaaattgtttttatataaactCTTAAGTCAGATATTGTCCTTGAGGTTCAGTAAATCTTATACGATCAGATCTCTCTCTACTTTTCTTCTC is part of the Mixophyes fleayi isolate aMixFle1 chromosome 10, aMixFle1.hap1, whole genome shotgun sequence genome and harbors:
- the CTR9 gene encoding RNA polymerase-associated protein CTR9 homolog, which encodes MSRGSIEIPLRDTDEVIELDFDQLPEGDEVISILKQEHTQLHIWIALALEYFKQEKTEDFVKLLEAARIDGNLDYRDHEKDQMTCLDTLAAYYVQQARKEKNKDNKKELITQATLLYTMADKIIMYDQNHLLGRACFCLLEGDKMDQADAQFHFVLNQSPNNIPALLGKACISFNKKDYRGALAYYKKALRTNPGCPAGVRLGMGHCFVKLNKLDKARLAFGRALDLNPKCVGALVGLAVLELNNKEADSIKNGVQLLSKAYTIDASNPMVLNHLANHFFFKKDYSKVQHLALHAFHNTEVEAMQAESCYQLARSFHVQEDYDQAFQYYYQATQFAAASFVLPFFGLGQMYIYRGDKENAAQCFEKVLKAYPNNYETMKILGSLYATSDDQEKRDIAKSHLKKVTEQYPDDVEAWIELAQILEQTDIQNALSAYGTATRILQEKVQADVPPEILNNVGALHFRLGNLGEAKKYFLASLDRAKAEAEHDEHYYSAISVSTTYNLARLYEALCEFHESEKLYKNVLREHPNYVDCYLRLGAMARDKGNFYEASDWFKEALQINQDHPDAWSLIGNLHLAKQEWGPGQKKFERILKQPSTQNDTYSMLALGNVWLQTLHQPTRDREKEKRHQDRALAIYKQVLRNDSKNLYAANGIGAVLAHKGYVREARDVFAQVREATAEISDVWLNLAHIYVEQKQYISAVQMYENCLRKFYKHQNTEVLLYLARALFKCGKLHECKQILLKARHVAPNDTVLMFNVALVLQRLATSVLKDEKSNLKEVLNAVKELELAHRYFNYLSKVGDKMRFDLALASSEARQCSDLLSQAQYHVARARKQDEEEKELRAKQEQEKELLREKLMKEQAEKRLKEIEEQKKLLEQRAQYVEKTKNILQFTGDMETPKEKKRGGGRRSKKTGEFEEFVNDDSDEDLPRRKKKRKGGSSSGGDQEGGEGNEGEKKKKKRRRRSQKTGDGSDDEDDQRPRPKKRPMKRKEKPTKVERTPASMRGKIKSKATISSSDDSSDEDKLKIADEGNARNSNSDSDGDAIPTKKRIVSDSDSDNANKSGSDGGSPQRRSPQSGDESDENTWPPRKRQRSDSGSDNGSVQSRRSRSGGSDNESRAASRSPESHRGSGNEGSARGSGNESEQEMSNNDKSDRGSDDSD